The Lactuca sativa cultivar Salinas chromosome 2, Lsat_Salinas_v11, whole genome shotgun sequence genome includes a window with the following:
- the LOC111917393 gene encoding uncharacterized protein LOC111917393, translating into MPDCHALSRVFPSYVFESKGINNNDVDSTTNVGDGSDDTCTAITIPRSANMTLLELPNLTILKIDRCEGLEYIFTSSTLESLKQLKEVMVVECKAMKVIVKEYAEHTETSKSIIVFPRLKSLTLVDLPDLKGFLLVMNEFRWPVLEKVEMYGCP; encoded by the coding sequence ATGCCTGATTGTCATGCCTTGTCAAGAGTGTTTCCATCCTATGTATTTGAAAGTAAAGGGATAAACAACAATGATGTTGATAGTACTACTAATGTTGGTGATGGAAGTGATGATACTTGTACTGCAATCACCATCCCAAGGTCCGCAAATATGACTCTGCTTGAATTGCCCAACCTAACGATATTGAAAATAGATAGATGTGAAGGTTTGGAATATATATTCACAAGTTCCACACTTGAAAGCCTTAAGCAACTAAAAGAAGTGATGGTAGTAGAATGCAAGGCAATGAAAGTGATTGTGAAGGAATACGCAGAGCACACAGAAACATCTAAATCTATAATAGTCTTCCCACGTCTCAAGTCCCTTACACTGGTAGATTTACCAGATCTCAAGGGTTTCTTGTTGGTGATGAATGAGTTCAGGTGGCCAGTATTGGAAAAGGTTGAGATGTATGGTTGCCCATAA